From Brachyspira pilosicoli, a single genomic window includes:
- the hydG gene encoding [FeFe] hydrogenase H-cluster radical SAM maturase HydG, producing MSSTTLFKYDSKSRNANEFINDEEILKTISQVESGNYNIRDILNKANEMKGLEPNEALALLLCDDKDIENEMFEIAKKIKLEIYGKRIVLFAPLYLSNYCVNGCVYCPYHAKNKHIARKQLTQDEIRAEVIALQDMGHKRLALETGEDPDYASMEYLLESIKTIYSIKHKNGAIRRVNVNIAATTVENYKKLKDAGIGTYVLFQETYHKPTYEKVHPSGPKSNYEYHTEAMDRAMEGGIDDVGIGVLFGLYNYKYDFTAMLYHAKHLEDTFGCGPHTISVPRIRPADDVDVKSFPNAITDSLFKKIVAVLRIAVPYTGIIVSTRESQKSREEVLEVGVSQISGGSRTSVGGYVEEEEENSKQFEISDNRSLDDVIKWLCDIDYLPSFCTACYREGRTGDRFMSFAKSGQIKNFCQANAIITLKEYENDYAKEETKKSIDKVMNNEIERIPNEKVKVKLAEALKGIDEGRRDFKF from the coding sequence ATGTCTTCTACTACTTTATTTAAGTACGATTCAAAGTCAAGAAATGCAAATGAATTTATTAACGATGAAGAAATATTAAAAACGATATCTCAAGTTGAAAGCGGCAATTACAATATAAGAGATATACTAAACAAAGCTAATGAAATGAAAGGGCTTGAACCTAATGAGGCATTGGCTTTACTTCTTTGCGATGATAAAGATATAGAAAATGAAATGTTTGAAATAGCAAAGAAAATAAAATTAGAAATATATGGAAAGAGAATAGTTTTATTTGCTCCGCTTTATTTATCAAATTATTGTGTTAATGGTTGTGTTTACTGTCCTTATCATGCTAAAAACAAACATATAGCAAGAAAGCAATTAACTCAAGATGAGATTAGAGCGGAAGTGATAGCATTGCAGGATATGGGGCATAAAAGGCTTGCATTAGAAACAGGAGAAGACCCAGACTATGCAAGCATGGAGTATTTACTTGAATCAATAAAAACAATATACAGCATTAAACACAAAAACGGTGCAATTAGAAGGGTGAATGTTAATATTGCGGCTACTACAGTAGAAAATTATAAAAAACTAAAAGATGCAGGCATTGGTACTTATGTATTATTTCAAGAAACATATCATAAACCAACTTATGAGAAAGTTCACCCAAGCGGTCCAAAAAGTAATTATGAATATCATACTGAAGCAATGGATAGAGCTATGGAAGGCGGGATTGATGATGTTGGTATAGGGGTATTATTTGGGCTTTACAATTATAAATATGATTTTACTGCTATGCTTTATCATGCTAAACATTTGGAGGACACTTTCGGGTGCGGACCTCATACAATAAGTGTTCCGAGAATAAGACCTGCAGATGATGTTGATGTGAAGAGTTTTCCTAACGCTATAACAGACAGTTTATTTAAAAAAATAGTTGCTGTTTTAAGGATTGCAGTTCCTTATACTGGAATAATAGTTTCTACAAGAGAAAGCCAAAAATCAAGAGAGGAGGTTTTAGAGGTTGGAGTTTCACAGATAAGCGGAGGTTCAAGAACAAGTGTGGGCGGATATGTTGAAGAGGAGGAAGAGAACTCTAAACAGTTTGAAATATCTGATAACCGTTCACTTGATGATGTTATAAAATGGCTTTGCGATATAGATTATCTTCCGAGCTTTTGTACTGCTTGTTATAGAGAAGGAAGAACAGGCGACAGGTTTATGTCATTTGCTAAAAGTGGACAGATAAAAAATTTCTGTCAGGCTAATGCTATAATAACTTTGAAAGAGTATGAGAATGATTATGCCAAAGAAGAAACTAAAAAATCAATAGACAAAGTTATGAATAATGAAATAGAACGCATACCTAATGAAAAAGTTAAAGTAAAATTGGCAGAAGCTTTAAAAGGAATAGACGAAGGAAGGAGAGATTTTAAGTTTTAA
- a CDS encoding sialidase family protein produces MLKKYILFFVLIYILTGCGTDYMLSSFYLRQDFAWPTSPSQQKTLDYYKNIAGDLLEFNLYTSPSILATPENYLLVFYEIRDKPADPKVYGVDGIKDMGVYVAISKNAETFSASPIRVGNTSDTYGSPVSFVKGNRVVVLATGGIGFGDGQADEVTKISVSISTNNGYNWTAWTNVIDTDIFKPLLKDYNRFYTNPGNGVVLANGALVCMIDYKVKGTDTTPAGAAIIYSTDNGITWQLGSTITYSGHRWARVIAERTDGKLLIAAVPNTTGDVTAVYNNNGALAWYMASSLEGNISSFQPSGLPNNSGGSISGDRIQYTENGISKSGILLLHSSPDRDYTNPGDTSPTGQVKNAMSMSISEDEGQTWTLITNAIGTSPFRKTSFRQSMKVLKDGSIATCIEEGEREEIQNAAGKTFYIVYKRMGLYVLSGGKYSYEGI; encoded by the coding sequence ATGTTAAAAAAATATATACTGTTTTTTGTTTTAATATATATTCTCACAGGATGCGGAACAGATTATATGCTTTCAAGCTTTTATTTACGTCAAGATTTTGCATGGCCCACTTCGCCGTCTCAGCAGAAAACTCTTGATTATTACAAGAATATAGCAGGCGATTTACTAGAATTTAATCTTTATACATCACCATCTATACTTGCTACCCCAGAAAATTATCTATTGGTATTTTATGAAATTAGAGATAAGCCAGCAGATCCTAAAGTATATGGCGTAGATGGAATAAAAGATATGGGTGTATATGTTGCTATTTCTAAAAATGCTGAAACATTTAGTGCATCTCCTATAAGAGTTGGAAATACTTCTGATACTTATGGTTCTCCTGTCTCTTTTGTTAAAGGTAATCGTGTTGTAGTATTGGCTACAGGAGGGATTGGGTTTGGAGATGGACAAGCTGACGAAGTTACAAAAATATCTGTTAGTATAAGTACTAACAACGGATATAATTGGACAGCATGGACTAATGTAATAGATACAGATATTTTTAAGCCTCTTTTAAAAGACTATAATAGATTTTATACTAATCCTGGTAATGGCGTAGTATTGGCTAACGGTGCTTTGGTTTGTATGATAGATTATAAAGTTAAAGGAACTGATACTACTCCAGCAGGTGCTGCAATAATTTATTCAACAGATAATGGTATTACTTGGCAATTAGGTTCAACTATTACATATTCAGGTCATAGATGGGCAAGAGTAATAGCAGAGAGAACCGATGGAAAATTGTTAATAGCAGCTGTGCCAAATACTACAGGAGATGTTACTGCTGTATATAATAATAATGGAGCTTTAGCTTGGTATATGGCATCTTCTTTAGAAGGTAATATATCTTCATTTCAGCCTTCTGGGTTGCCTAATAATAGTGGCGGCAGTATTTCTGGTGATAGAATTCAATATACTGAAAATGGTATATCTAAATCTGGTATATTATTGTTGCATTCATCCCCAGATAGAGATTATACAAACCCTGGAGACACTAGTCCAACAGGTCAAGTAAAAAATGCTATGTCTATGTCAATAAGTGAAGATGAAGGACAAACTTGGACACTTATTACTAATGCTATTGGTACATCTCCATTTAGAAAAACAAGCTTTAGACAAAGCATGAAAGTATTAAAAGATGGAAGTATTGCAACTTGTATAGAAGAGGGTGAAAGAGAAGAAATACAAAATGCAGCTGGAAAAACTTTTTATATTGTTTATAAAAGAATGGGGTTATATGTATTGTCAGGAGGAAAATATTCTTACGAAGGTATATAA
- a CDS encoding TM1266 family iron-only hydrogenase system putative regulator, producing MENNRIAVIGIIIENTDNASKVNEILHEYSDFIIGRMGIPYREENINIISIVLNAPNDKINSLTGKLGMLEGVSAKALYANKK from the coding sequence ATGGAAAATAATAGAATTGCTGTTATAGGTATAATAATTGAAAACACCGATAATGCTTCAAAGGTGAATGAAATTTTGCATGAGTACAGCGATTTTATTATAGGAAGAATGGGGATTCCTTATAGAGAAGAGAATATAAATATAATCAGCATAGTCTTAAATGCTCCTAATGATAAAATTAATAGTTTGACTGGTAAACTTGGCATGCTTGAAGGTGTTTCTGCTAAGGCACTTTATGCAAACAAAAAATAA
- the hydF gene encoding [FeFe] hydrogenase H-cluster maturation GTPase HydF, with amino-acid sequence MNDTPNSNRTHIAIFGRRNVGKSSIINAIANQDVAIVSDTAGTTTDPVKKAIEINKIGACTIVDTAGFDDEGELGELRIKRTKKIIELADIALLVFDANFNDYLLELKWKNELTSLDIPVVAVLNKIDLNNDYKQIEQNIKEIFDLETVSISANNKINIDLLIDTIKLTIPKTEEISITGHIIKEDDIVMLVMPQDIQAPKGRLILPQVQTIRDILDNKAVIMASTFDKFENALKALSKAPKVIITDSQVFKEVERLKPKESLLTSFSVLFARYKGNEEVYKRGANFIDSLTKESKILIAESCTHIPLEGDIGRVKIPNLLKKKFGFEFDIDYVAGTDFPDDLSKYDLVIHCGGCMGSRKHILNRIRICEEQNVPITNYGMTIAKINGVKYI; translated from the coding sequence ATGAATGATACACCAAATTCAAATAGAACACACATTGCAATATTTGGACGAAGAAATGTAGGTAAATCAAGTATTATCAATGCAATTGCAAATCAAGATGTTGCAATAGTTTCAGATACTGCAGGAACTACTACTGACCCTGTTAAAAAAGCGATAGAAATAAATAAAATAGGAGCATGCACTATTGTTGATACTGCGGGCTTTGATGATGAGGGTGAGCTTGGGGAATTAAGAATAAAAAGAACAAAAAAAATAATAGAGTTAGCTGATATTGCTTTGCTTGTTTTTGATGCTAATTTTAATGATTATTTGCTTGAGTTAAAATGGAAAAATGAATTAACAAGTTTAGATATACCTGTTGTGGCAGTTCTAAACAAAATAGATTTAAATAATGATTATAAACAAATAGAACAAAATATAAAAGAAATATTTGATTTGGAAACTGTTTCAATAAGTGCTAATAACAAAATTAATATAGATTTATTAATTGACACTATAAAATTAACAATCCCAAAAACAGAAGAGATTAGTATAACAGGGCATATAATAAAAGAAGATGATATTGTAATGCTTGTTATGCCTCAGGATATTCAAGCTCCAAAAGGCAGGCTCATTCTTCCGCAGGTTCAAACTATAAGAGATATTTTAGACAATAAGGCTGTAATAATGGCTTCTACATTTGATAAATTTGAAAATGCATTAAAAGCATTAAGCAAAGCTCCTAAAGTTATAATAACAGATTCTCAAGTGTTCAAAGAAGTAGAAAGATTGAAACCAAAAGAGAGTTTACTTACATCGTTTTCTGTACTTTTTGCAAGATATAAAGGAAATGAAGAAGTATACAAAAGAGGAGCTAATTTTATAGATAGTCTAACAAAAGAAAGTAAAATATTAATAGCAGAAAGCTGTACTCATATACCGCTTGAAGGAGATATAGGCAGAGTGAAAATTCCTAATCTCTTAAAAAAGAAATTCGGTTTTGAGTTTGATATAGATTATGTAGCAGGTACTGATTTTCCAGATGATTTATCAAAATATGATTTGGTGATACACTGCGGAGGATGCATGGGTAGCAGAAAACATATTTTAAATAGAATAAGAATATGCGAAGAGCAGAATGTACCTATCACTAATTACGGTATGACTATAGCGAAAATTAATGGAGTTAAGTATATATAA
- the hydE gene encoding [FeFe] hydrogenase H-cluster radical SAM maturase HydE produces the protein MININKAKDIINKIEIEKKISKEDAFILLSSFEYDNNINIKKLNNKEKEEVKKLKEYLRIKAREKADKIFGKYVFMRGLIEFTNYCKNDCIYCGIRKSNKNAERYRLSKEDILSCCELGYEIGFRTFVLQGGEDPYYNINIMSDIVEAIKTKFYNCALTLSIGEKKEEYYKVLKEKGADRFLLRHETSDNIHYSKLHPNNMSLENRKECLRTLKKLGYQTGTGIMVGSPYQTLENIADDLMFMQEINPEMIGIGPFLPHKDTPFAKEKKGELELTLILISILRLIFPLALIPATTALGTIKEGGRELGILYGANVVMPNLSPLDVRKKYLLYNNKIATGTESAEGVESLRKNMENIGYTLTGERGDFDINRGK, from the coding sequence TTGATTAATATAAATAAAGCAAAAGATATTATTAACAAAATAGAAATAGAAAAAAAAATATCAAAAGAAGATGCTTTCATTCTTTTATCATCTTTTGAATATGACAATAATATTAATATAAAAAAATTAAATAATAAAGAAAAAGAAGAAGTAAAAAAATTAAAAGAATATTTAAGAATTAAGGCAAGAGAAAAGGCTGATAAAATATTCGGAAAATATGTTTTTATGCGTGGACTTATAGAGTTTACTAATTACTGCAAGAATGACTGCATATACTGCGGAATAAGAAAGAGCAACAAAAATGCTGAACGTTATAGACTAAGCAAAGAAGATATTTTATCATGCTGCGAGCTTGGTTATGAAATAGGCTTTAGAACATTTGTATTACAAGGAGGTGAAGACCCTTATTATAATATAAACATAATGTCTGATATAGTTGAAGCAATTAAAACTAAATTTTATAATTGTGCTTTAACATTATCTATAGGTGAAAAAAAAGAGGAATATTATAAAGTATTAAAAGAAAAAGGGGCAGACAGATTTTTACTTAGGCATGAAACTTCTGACAATATTCACTACTCAAAACTTCACCCTAATAATATGAGTTTAGAAAATAGAAAAGAATGTTTAAGAACTTTAAAAAAATTAGGCTATCAAACAGGCACAGGTATAATGGTTGGAAGTCCTTATCAAACTTTGGAAAATATTGCTGATGATTTAATGTTTATGCAAGAGATTAATCCTGAGATGATAGGAATAGGACCTTTTTTGCCTCATAAAGATACACCTTTTGCCAAAGAAAAAAAAGGAGAGTTAGAACTTACTTTAATATTAATAAGCATACTCCGCTTAATTTTTCCATTGGCACTGATACCAGCTACTACTGCTTTGGGTACTATTAAAGAAGGAGGAAGAGAGCTTGGCATACTTTATGGAGCTAATGTTGTTATGCCTAATTTATCTCCTCTTGATGTGAGAAAGAAATATTTATTATATAATAACAAAATAGCAACAGGCACAGAATCTGCCGAAGGAGTTGAAAGCCTTAGAAAAAATATGGAGAATATTGGCTACACACTCACAGGAGAACGAGGAGATTTTGATATAAATAGAGGAAAATAG
- a CDS encoding phosphoenolpyruvate carboxykinase (GTP), protein MRLEDLKHEKLKAWIKEVADMCEPKDIYVCDGTKEEYDRCMQGLVDLGLAHPLTKRPHSHSFRSDPSDVARVEDRTYISYPNKEDAGPTNNWMSPDELKSTMKGLYKGCMKNRTMYVIPFSMGPVGSPIAKIGVELTDSAYVVCNMHIMTRVGTKVLDVLGSNGEFIPCLHSVGAPLADGQKDTKWPCAPIEKKYISHFPDENLIWSYGSGYGGNALLGKKCFALRIASAMARREGWMAEHMLILRLTNPEGKRFHIAAAFPSACGKTNLAMLQPTIPGWKCETIGDDIAWMKINPEDGRLYAINPEAGFFGVAPGTSYDSNPMAMDSIKENTIFTNCVETDDGDVWWEGMGPAPKHGKDWKGNDWTPESGEKGAHPNARFTAPARQCPVICKDWEDPKGVPIDIFIFGGRRASVMPLVHESYSWDHGVFMGSTAASETTAANIGAAGQLRFDPFAMLPFAGYNMGDYMNHWLEMGDKLGDKAPRIFYVNWFRKDADGKWLWPGFGDNSRVLKWMCERVEGKIDAVDTPIGKMPKDGDLDLKGLDIPEADFKELMRVDVEAWKDQANQIEAHYAKFGSRLPARLKKQLEELRARLSK, encoded by the coding sequence ATGAGGCTTGAAGATTTAAAACATGAAAAGCTTAAAGCTTGGATTAAAGAAGTAGCTGATATGTGCGAACCTAAAGATATATATGTTTGCGATGGTACTAAAGAAGAATACGATAGATGTATGCAAGGACTTGTTGATTTAGGTTTGGCTCATCCATTAACTAAAAGACCGCATAGCCACTCTTTTAGAAGCGACCCTTCTGACGTGGCTCGTGTTGAAGACAGAACTTATATTAGTTACCCTAACAAAGAAGATGCAGGTCCTACTAACAACTGGATGTCTCCAGATGAATTAAAAAGCACTATGAAAGGTTTATACAAAGGTTGTATGAAAAATAGAACTATGTATGTTATTCCTTTCTCTATGGGTCCTGTTGGTTCTCCTATAGCTAAAATTGGTGTTGAGCTTACTGACAGTGCTTATGTTGTATGTAACATGCATATAATGACAAGAGTTGGTACTAAAGTATTAGATGTATTAGGTTCTAACGGTGAGTTTATACCTTGTCTACACTCTGTAGGTGCTCCTCTTGCTGATGGTCAAAAAGACACTAAATGGCCTTGTGCACCAATAGAGAAAAAATATATTTCCCATTTCCCTGATGAAAACTTAATCTGGTCTTATGGTTCTGGTTACGGCGGAAACGCTTTACTTGGTAAAAAATGTTTCGCTTTACGTATCGCTTCTGCTATGGCTAGAAGAGAAGGTTGGATGGCAGAACACATGCTTATCTTACGCCTAACTAACCCTGAAGGTAAAAGATTCCACATTGCTGCAGCTTTCCCAAGTGCTTGCGGTAAAACTAACCTTGCTATGTTACAGCCTACAATCCCTGGTTGGAAATGTGAAACTATAGGTGATGATATTGCTTGGATGAAAATAAATCCTGAAGACGGCAGACTTTATGCTATTAACCCAGAAGCTGGTTTCTTTGGTGTAGCTCCTGGTACTTCTTATGATTCTAACCCTATGGCTATGGATTCTATAAAAGAAAACACTATATTCACTAACTGTGTAGAAACAGATGACGGTGATGTATGGTGGGAAGGTATGGGTCCTGCTCCTAAACATGGTAAAGACTGGAAAGGTAATGACTGGACTCCAGAAAGCGGTGAAAAAGGTGCTCACCCTAATGCAAGATTTACTGCTCCTGCTAGACAATGTCCTGTTATATGTAAAGACTGGGAAGACCCTAAAGGTGTACCTATAGATATTTTCATTTTCGGCGGAAGAAGAGCTTCTGTTATGCCGTTAGTACATGAATCTTACAGCTGGGATCATGGTGTATTTATGGGTTCTACTGCTGCAAGTGAAACTACTGCTGCTAACATTGGTGCTGCTGGTCAGTTAAGATTTGACCCATTTGCTATGCTTCCTTTTGCTGGTTACAACATGGGTGATTATATGAACCACTGGCTTGAAATGGGAGATAAATTAGGCGATAAAGCTCCTAGAATCTTCTATGTAAACTGGTTTAGAAAAGATGCTGACGGTAAATGGTTATGGCCTGGATTTGGTGACAACTCAAGAGTATTAAAATGGATGTGTGAAAGAGTTGAAGGCAAAATTGATGCTGTTGACACTCCTATAGGTAAAATGCCTAAAGATGGCGATTTAGACCTTAAAGGTTTAGATATTCCTGAAGCTGATTTCAAAGAGCTTATGAGAGTAGATGTTGAGGCTTGGAAAGATCAAGCTAATCAGATTGAAGCTCATTATGCTAAATTTGGTTCAAGACTTCCAGCTAGACTTAAAAAACAATTAGAAGAATTAAGAGCTAGATTAAGCAAATAA
- a CDS encoding aldose epimerase family protein, translating into MTKEKFGENGFLYTLENNNGLKLKLADVGASITGIFFKNKRGENIEVAFGSDDVSFYSAKAKNGHMGATVGRVAGKTLNSSFKIGDKEYKLNPNKPPHHTHGGVDGLSYVFFTSKEIDKNKIEFHYLSKDGEEGYPGNLDLIVTYALTENNEIIIDYKATTDKPTPVNIMNHSYFNLNGKGKINNHKISIDADYYLAEDESGDSSGEILKVDNTPYDFRNMKEIDTIIESKGGCDNCFVFDDNDIKKSKVKVISEESLISLEVFTDMPSVLLYTANSLNNLEVRGQVLNKHEAFCLETQYFTLALNYNHFPSIILYPDREFKHRTIYKFAAL; encoded by the coding sequence ATGACAAAAGAAAAGTTTGGAGAAAATGGATTTTTATATACATTAGAAAACAATAATGGCTTAAAATTAAAATTAGCAGATGTTGGAGCTTCTATAACAGGGATATTTTTCAAAAACAAAAGAGGAGAGAATATTGAAGTAGCTTTTGGTTCTGATGATGTTAGTTTTTATAGTGCCAAGGCAAAAAATGGTCACATGGGTGCTACTGTTGGAAGGGTAGCTGGTAAAACTTTGAACTCTTCTTTTAAAATAGGAGATAAAGAATATAAATTGAATCCAAATAAGCCTCCTCATCATACACATGGAGGAGTTGATGGGCTTTCTTATGTATTTTTTACTTCAAAAGAAATTGACAAAAATAAAATAGAGTTTCATTATCTATCAAAAGACGGTGAAGAAGGTTACCCAGGTAATTTAGATTTAATTGTTACATACGCACTTACAGAAAATAACGAAATTATAATAGACTATAAAGCAACAACTGATAAGCCAACCCCAGTAAACATAATGAATCATTCTTATTTTAATTTGAATGGAAAGGGTAAAATTAATAATCATAAAATATCGATAGATGCTGATTATTATTTAGCTGAAGATGAAAGCGGTGATAGTTCTGGTGAGATTCTAAAAGTGGATAATACTCCTTATGATTTTAGAAACATGAAAGAGATTGACACTATAATAGAATCTAAAGGCGGATGCGATAACTGTTTTGTATTTGATGATAATGATATAAAAAAATCTAAAGTAAAAGTTATTTCAGAAGAAAGTTTAATATCTTTAGAGGTGTTTACAGATATGCCTTCTGTTTTGTTATACACTGCTAATTCTCTAAACAATTTAGAAGTGAGAGGACAAGTATTAAACAAACATGAGGCTTTTTGTTTGGAGACACAGTATTTTACTTTAGCATTAAATTATAATCATTTTCCAAGCATAATACTTTATCCAGACAGGGAGTTTAAGCATAGAACTATTTATAAGTTTGCAGCTTTGTAA
- a CDS encoding NusG domain II-containing protein, with the protein MDKSIIKNIRFGDIIIILIIVISIIYYAKNLIENKGNKIIIDTPSKSLRYDLNTDREIVVEGLIGETTIIIKDKKVKFEYSPCRDKLCIKAGELKNAPIICMPNGVLIRFEKNTENDITIDSVVQ; encoded by the coding sequence ATGGACAAATCAATAATAAAAAATATTAGATTTGGAGATATTATTATTATTTTAATTATAGTAATATCTATTATTTATTATGCCAAAAACTTAATTGAAAATAAGGGAAATAAAATTATAATAGATACTCCTTCAAAATCTTTAAGGTATGATTTGAATACAGACAGAGAAATTGTAGTAGAAGGGCTTATTGGAGAGACTACCATTATTATAAAAGATAAAAAAGTAAAATTTGAATATTCTCCATGCAGGGATAAGCTTTGCATAAAAGCAGGAGAATTAAAAAATGCCCCTATAATATGCATGCCCAATGGGGTATTAATAAGATTTGAAAAAAATACTGAAAATGATATAACAATAGATTCTGTTGTACAATAA
- a CDS encoding sialidase family protein — MSKKIIYLLSLLMALSLVFASCKKNSVTDALGGLTAPPDSGQGQDQAGSDGLFNSYADIPDGEIANTGVYVTTDGDYYRNPVVVARPNGTIFVFAEKRYQSSGSGNDVGIDGIHSADVIYKVSQDSGYNFNNQENIVGGKAATGPDDSHGAPVVFVNNTDIVVVATSGSGIGRTTQATVTQKPSKIEYIKGTIDDKQGTITWSGNWTEIQIDGKTIVKYVENVSAGGQQNVNFNQAATPPSRGYVDNSGNMYLDVVLAYQGDESTVYELMGRITIKGVSISQNQGSVTWTKLEDAVAYTTDSAKLGPWKETKLVSSTGETTESSYQHIVVPSPWAVPTSLRPGVLGQIAKDGTATINRKDIKASEGSVGYFITQNKWFGDKEYTINAGTTEGDGSTTISAGTSGDGTQMGILVHVQETAKNLHLYCVDQNLTVQGKGWFLDSVGKSSSVDMLADGTIVVAAEKGGAEKNYFIRLLRYSQKEIVKQTTAN, encoded by the coding sequence ATGAGTAAAAAGATTATTTATTTATTATCTTTACTTATGGCTTTAAGCTTAGTGTTTGCAAGCTGTAAGAAAAATTCTGTTACCGATGCTCTTGGTGGATTAACAGCTCCTCCAGATAGTGGTCAAGGTCAAGATCAAGCAGGATCTGATGGTTTATTTAATAGTTATGCTGATATACCAGACGGTGAAATTGCTAATACAGGTGTATATGTAACTACAGATGGTGACTATTATCGTAACCCAGTTGTTGTTGCAAGACCAAATGGTACAATATTTGTTTTCGCTGAAAAAAGATATCAATCATCAGGTTCTGGAAACGACGTAGGTATTGATGGTATACATAGTGCAGATGTTATTTATAAAGTAAGTCAAGACAGCGGTTATAACTTTAATAATCAAGAAAATATAGTTGGTGGAAAAGCAGCTACTGGACCTGATGACTCACATGGTGCTCCTGTAGTTTTTGTAAATAATACTGATATAGTAGTAGTAGCTACTTCTGGTTCTGGTATAGGTAGAACAACTCAAGCAACTGTTACTCAAAAACCATCAAAAATAGAATATATTAAAGGTACTATCGATGATAAACAAGGAACAATTACTTGGAGTGGTAATTGGACAGAAATACAGATAGATGGTAAAACAATAGTAAAGTATGTTGAAAATGTTTCTGCTGGTGGTCAGCAAAATGTAAATTTTAATCAGGCTGCTACTCCTCCTTCAAGAGGTTATGTTGATAATTCTGGTAATATGTATTTAGATGTTGTATTAGCTTATCAAGGTGATGAAAGTACAGTTTACGAGTTAATGGGAAGAATAACAATAAAAGGTGTAAGTATATCTCAAAATCAGGGTTCTGTAACATGGACAAAACTTGAAGATGCAGTTGCTTATACTACTGATAGTGCAAAATTGGGACCTTGGAAAGAGACAAAATTAGTTTCTTCTACTGGTGAAACTACAGAAAGCTCTTATCAACATATAGTTGTTCCTAGCCCTTGGGCAGTACCAACTAGCTTAAGACCAGGAGTTTTAGGACAGATTGCTAAAGATGGTACTGCAACTATTAATAGAAAAGATATAAAAGCTTCTGAGGGTTCAGTTGGTTATTTTATCACTCAAAATAAATGGTTCGGTGATAAAGAATATACAATAAATGCTGGTACTACTGAAGGCGATGGAAGTACTACAATTTCAGCTGGAACTTCTGGAGATGGTACTCAAATGGGAATATTAGTACATGTTCAAGAGACTGCTAAGAATTTGCATTTATATTGTGTTGATCAAAATTTAACAGTTCAAGGAAAAGGTTGGTTCTTAGATTCTGTTGGTAAGTCTTCATCTGTAGATATGTTGGCAGATGGTACTATAGTTGTTGCTGCTGAAAAAGGTGGTGCTGAGAAAAACTACTTTATAAGATTGTTAAGATATTCTCAAAAAGAGATAGTAAAACAAACTACTGCTAACTAA
- a CDS encoding Gx transporter family protein, with protein MTLFEEIKTHTGKRRVYDIIFFAFLSSFIAAIENMFPRPIPYFRIGFSFIIILMVLDSFNLKELLLMIAIKNISVAIVFAYILTPPFYLGITGGIMSVIVMKLIRNFKNIFSLLGVSIAGALVSNLSQAILSQYLFNLPDIKFLILPVLIISLITGSIIGIFTIIFNRE; from the coding sequence ATGACACTTTTTGAAGAAATTAAAACACATACCGGAAAAAGAAGAGTTTATGATATAATATTTTTTGCTTTTTTATCTTCATTTATTGCGGCAATAGAGAACATGTTTCCAAGACCCATACCATATTTTAGGATTGGGTTTTCTTTTATTATTATATTGATGGTTTTAGATTCATTTAATTTAAAAGAGCTTCTTCTTATGATAGCTATAAAAAACATATCGGTTGCTATAGTATTTGCATATATTCTCACCCCTCCATTTTATCTTGGAATAACTGGAGGCATTATGTCTGTTATAGTAATGAAGTTAATTAGAAATTTTAAAAACATTTTTTCGCTTTTGGGTGTAAGTATTGCCGGAGCATTAGTAAGCAATTTATCACAGGCAATACTATCACAATATCTTTTTAATTTACCAGATATAAAATTTTTAATACTTCCTGTGTTAATAATATCATTAATAACAGGCAGCATAATAGGAATATTTACTATTATTTTTAACAGAGAATAA